The Bombus pascuorum chromosome 11, iyBomPasc1.1, whole genome shotgun sequence genome has a window encoding:
- the LOC132911961 gene encoding uncharacterized protein LOC132911961: MQPRSVSQDYGPGLVLRHNINHVLLVKVRRSSHQRNANRTSQGIKARSRIRGSTCNQIKGNEIYSSNHACYDWKIVIGAVAPNIRNLQSNISESVDGNNHLEILLRM; this comes from the exons ATGCAACCGCGGTCCGTAAGCCAGGATTACGGGCCTGGACTTGTTCTACGACACAATATCAATCATGTTCTGTTAGTTAAAGTTCGTCGTTCGAGTCACCAACGTAACGCAAACCGCACCAG CCAAGGAATCAAAGCGCGTTCACGGATACGAGGAAGCACGTGCAATCAAATCAAAGGCAACGAGATCTACTCATCCAATCATGCGTGCTACGATTG GAAAATAGTCATTGGTGCAGTGGCACCTAATATTCGCAATCTACAAAGTAATATCTCTGAATCAGTTGATGGAAACAatcatttagaaatattattgag AATGTAA